A single region of the Podospora pseudopauciseta strain CBS 411.78 chromosome 1, whole genome shotgun sequence genome encodes:
- a CDS encoding hypothetical protein (EggNog:ENOG503NV07; COG:C) — protein sequence MSDAATYSVPFWINGEEYHAEKQYDVISPVTGKAIHRSGAASDADVKKAVEAADKAFKTWKKTLPKERRDVFLKAAEIFERRKEELGDYMMQETGAPRQWADFNLDVAKDFCLDIGGRIRTLEGTIPTTADPETGAMIVREPFGVILAIAPWNAPYILGIRSILFPIAAGNTAILKGSEACPRTMWGLCSVFHEAGLPAGVLNMLVHSPQDAPRITANLIAEPAVKKINFTGSTGVGRIIGRLAGENLKPVLLELGGKAPAIVWEDADLDNAAFQCALGAFLNSGQICMSTERILVHKNVKAEFEKRFVGAIDQIFGSAPDAPILINSAAVTKNKALIKDALAKGGELLYGNPDAVEKSDTRMKPVVINNANREMEIYQTESFGPSVALYEIETEEEALEVANDTEYGLTSAVFTEDLRRGLRFAKEIETGAVHINSMTVHDESALPHGGAKASGYGRFNTATGMAEWVRTKTITYKF from the exons ACCGGTCCGGTGCCGCCTCGGATGCCGACGTGAAGAAGGCCGTCGAGGCCGCCGACAAGGCTTTCAAGACGTGGAAGAAGACACTCCCCAAGGAGCGCCGGGATGTCTTCTTGAAGGCTGCTGAGATCtttgagaggaggaaggaggagctcggGGACTACATGATGCAGGAGACTGGTGCCCCTCGCCAGTGGGCCGACTTCAACTTGGACGTCGCGAAGGACTTCTGCCTTGACATTGGCGGCCGGATCCGCACTCTCGAGGGCACCATTCCCACCACTGCCGATCCTGAGACCGGCGCCATGATCGTCAGGGAGCCCTTTGGTGTCATTCTCGCCATTGCCCCATG GAACGCCCCCTACATCCTCGGCATCCGctccatcctcttccccatcgcCGCCGGCAACACGGCCATCCTCAAGGGCAGCGAAGCCTGCCCCCGCACCATGTGGGGCCTCTGCTCCGTCTTTCACGAGGCCGGCCTCCCCGCCGGCGTCCTCAACATGCTCGTCCACTCCCCCCAGGACGCCCCCCGCATCACGGCCAACCTCATCGCCGAGCCGGCCGTCAAGAAGATCAACTTCACCGGCTCCACCGGCGTCGGCCGCATCATCGGCCGTCTGGCGGGCGAGAACCTCAAGcccgtcctcctcgagctcggcggcaAGGCCCCCGCCATCGTCTGGGAGGACGCCGACCTCGACAACGCCGCCTTCCAGTGCGCCCTCGGCGCCTTCCTCAACAGCGGCCAGATCTGCATGTCTACCGAGCGCATCCTGGTTCACAAAAACGTCAAGGCCGAATTCGAGAAGAGGTTTGTCGGCGCCATTGACCAGATTTTCGGGTCTGCTCCCGACGCGCCTATCTTGATCAACAGCGCGGCTGtgaccaagaacaaggctCTCATCAAGGATGCGCTGGCCAAGGGCGGCGAGTTGCTGTACGGCAACCCTGACGCTGTGGAGAAGAGCGACACGAGGATGAAGCCGGTTGTGATCAACAATGCGAAcagggagatggagatctACCAGACGGAGAGCTTTGGGCCGTCGGTGGCGTTGTATGAGAttgagacggaggaggaggcgctggAGGTTGCGAACGACACCGAGTATGGTCTCACGTCGGCGGTCTTCACGGAGGAtctgaggagggggttgaggtttgCCAAGGAGATCGAGACGGGGGCGGTGCACATCAATAGCATGACGGTGCATGACGAGAGTGCGCTGCCGCACGGTGGCGCGAAGGCGAGCGGGTATGGGAGGTTCAATACTGCCACGGGGATGGCGGAGTGGGTGAGGACCAAGACTATCACTTACAAGTTTTAG